From Streptomyces yatensis, one genomic window encodes:
- a CDS encoding D-2-hydroxyacid dehydrogenase yields the protein MSESTVVVFGDQPPVRLDRVADRAKVLVCDENSLPQALPAADVLLVWDFTSDAVRDAWPGEGPRPAWVHTASAGVDRLLCPELITSDTVLTNARGVFEQPIAEYVAGLVISMAKDFHGTWELQRQRRWQHRETMRLAGTRAVVVGAGPIGRAIDSTLASLGVVVDLVGRTARPGVRGGDELPELLPSADWVVCAAPLTDATRGMFDRTIFDRMKSTARFINVGRGPLVVEKDLTAALVARRIGGAALDVFEHEPLTSDDPLWDVPGLFISPHMSGDTVGWRDHLAEQFQDNYERWCAGEPLLNIVDKRLGYVPVD from the coding sequence ATGTCCGAAAGCACAGTTGTCGTCTTCGGCGACCAGCCGCCGGTCCGCCTGGACCGGGTGGCCGACCGGGCGAAGGTACTTGTCTGCGACGAGAATTCGCTCCCCCAGGCGCTCCCCGCCGCGGATGTGCTCCTGGTCTGGGACTTCACCTCCGACGCGGTCCGCGACGCCTGGCCCGGCGAGGGCCCCCGGCCGGCCTGGGTCCATACCGCGAGCGCGGGGGTCGACCGGCTGCTCTGCCCCGAACTCATCACCTCCGACACGGTGTTGACCAATGCCCGAGGGGTCTTCGAGCAGCCGATCGCCGAGTATGTGGCCGGCCTGGTGATCTCCATGGCCAAGGACTTCCACGGCACCTGGGAGCTGCAGCGGCAGCGCCGCTGGCAGCACCGGGAGACGATGCGGCTGGCCGGGACGCGCGCCGTGGTCGTGGGCGCGGGCCCCATCGGCCGGGCGATCGACTCCACCCTGGCCTCGCTCGGCGTGGTGGTCGACCTGGTCGGCCGCACCGCGCGGCCGGGCGTGCGCGGCGGCGACGAGCTGCCCGAGCTGCTTCCCTCGGCCGACTGGGTGGTGTGCGCGGCGCCGCTCACCGACGCCACCCGCGGCATGTTCGACCGGACGATCTTCGACCGGATGAAGTCCACCGCCCGGTTCATCAACGTCGGCCGCGGCCCCCTGGTCGTCGAGAAGGACCTTACGGCGGCCCTGGTGGCCCGGCGGATCGGCGGCGCGGCCCTGGATGTCTTCGAACACGAGCCGCTGACCTCGGACGATCCCCTGTGGGACGTCCCGGGGCTGTTCATCTCGCCCCATATGAGCGGCGACACGGTCGGGTGGCGCGACCATCTGGCCGAGCAGTTCCAGGACAACTACGAGCGCTGGTGCGCGGGCGAGCCACTGCTCAACATCGTCGACAAACGCCTCGGGTACGTACCGGTGGACTGA
- a CDS encoding maleate cis-trans isomerase family protein has protein sequence MDVSFLGGPQPQRGVGVVAPFDFALDRELWRWVPDEVSLHLTRTPFVPVEVSLDLARLVSEHETLHDAVQALAAVAPEVVAYACTSGSFVGGVAGERAMCAAMSQAGEIPSLTTSGALLEALREIGARRIAVVTPYTRSVTDSLEEYLAEGGMTVTGRAYLGLTRHIWKVPYRDVVDMARQAVVGATDALFISCTNLPTYDVIPQLEAELRMPVLSANQVTMWAALRAIGAEAVGPYQALMDPAARSGPAGMSVSPMSRPLPVTDPVVESVIEAVEAVEAAVDEPEAALAGAASPGLDGDPADGLDPGFGTGLGEGPYLDDSGGPSPL, from the coding sequence TTGGACGTCTCTTTTCTGGGTGGCCCACAGCCGCAGCGCGGCGTGGGTGTGGTGGCACCGTTCGACTTCGCACTCGATCGTGAACTATGGCGCTGGGTACCCGACGAGGTCTCCCTGCACCTCACCCGTACCCCGTTCGTACCCGTCGAGGTCAGCCTCGACCTGGCCCGGCTCGTGAGCGAACACGAGACCTTGCACGACGCCGTGCAGGCGCTGGCGGCCGTCGCACCGGAAGTGGTGGCGTACGCCTGCACCTCGGGCAGCTTCGTCGGCGGCGTGGCCGGTGAGCGCGCGATGTGCGCGGCCATGTCCCAGGCGGGTGAGATCCCGTCGCTGACCACCTCGGGCGCACTGCTGGAGGCGCTGCGGGAGATCGGCGCCCGGCGGATCGCGGTGGTGACGCCGTACACCCGGTCGGTCACCGACTCGCTCGAGGAGTATCTCGCCGAGGGCGGCATGACCGTCACCGGACGGGCGTACCTCGGCCTGACCCGGCACATCTGGAAGGTGCCGTACCGCGACGTGGTCGACATGGCCCGGCAGGCGGTGGTCGGAGCGACCGACGCGCTCTTCATCAGCTGCACCAATCTGCCGACCTACGACGTGATTCCGCAGCTGGAGGCGGAGCTGCGGATGCCCGTGCTGTCCGCCAACCAGGTCACCATGTGGGCGGCGCTGCGGGCGATCGGCGCCGAGGCCGTCGGGCCGTACCAGGCGCTGATGGACCCGGCCGCCCGATCCGGTCCGGCGGGGATGTCGGTGTCGCCGATGAGCCGCCCGCTCCCGGTGACGGACCCCGTCGTCGAATCGGTGATCGAGGCCGTGGAGGCGGTCGAGGCCGCGGTGGACGAGCCGGAGGCGGCGCTGGCCGGGGCGGCGTCGCCCGGGCTGGACGGCGATCCGGCCGACGGGCTCGACCCGGGTTTTGGAACCGGCCTCGGCGAGGGCCCCTACCTCGATGATTCGGGCGGCCCGTCGCCGTTGTGA
- a CDS encoding maleate cis-trans isomerase family protein, translating to MVDSTRPAPDTVGFLYPGYSAEDEYPRLEGMLGGDSGDVRLPLVHTDIGEDAHRVDALLEMGSAARLAAGVAELAERGARAVVWACTSASFVFGWEGAHEQVRELGETAGLPASSTSFAFAHAVQALGAERVAIAATYPEDVADYFRAFLKAAGAEVVSMRGSGIITAAEVGTWGREEVLELARAGDHSEAQAVLLPDTALHTAAWIPDLEAELGKPVLTANQVTVWEGLRLLGRDPVHDRLGTLFARSGG from the coding sequence ATGGTGGACTCGACGCGCCCGGCCCCGGACACGGTCGGCTTTCTCTACCCCGGATACTCCGCCGAGGACGAATACCCCCGCCTGGAAGGCATGCTCGGCGGCGACAGCGGCGATGTCCGGCTCCCCCTGGTCCATACCGACATCGGGGAGGACGCCCACCGGGTGGACGCCCTGCTGGAGATGGGGTCCGCGGCCCGCCTCGCGGCCGGGGTCGCCGAGCTGGCCGAGCGCGGTGCCCGGGCCGTGGTCTGGGCCTGCACCAGCGCCAGCTTCGTCTTCGGCTGGGAGGGCGCCCATGAGCAGGTGCGCGAGCTGGGCGAGACGGCCGGATTGCCCGCCTCCAGCACCTCCTTCGCCTTCGCCCACGCGGTGCAGGCGCTCGGCGCCGAGCGGGTGGCCATCGCCGCCACCTATCCGGAGGATGTCGCCGACTACTTCAGGGCATTTTTGAAGGCGGCGGGCGCCGAGGTGGTCTCGATGCGCGGCAGCGGGATCATCACGGCCGCGGAGGTCGGCACCTGGGGCCGGGAAGAGGTGCTGGAGCTGGCCCGCGCCGGGGACCACTCCGAGGCCCAGGCGGTGCTCCTTCCCGACACCGCCCTGCACACCGCCGCCTGGATTCCGGATCTGGAGGCGGAGCTGGGCAAGCCGGTGCTCACGGCCAACCAGGTCACGGTCTGGGAGGGGCTGCGGCTGCTGGGCCGCGATCCGGTCCATGACCGGCTGGGCACGCTCTTCGCCCGGAGCGGCGGATAG
- a CDS encoding EfeM/EfeO family lipoprotein — protein MRRQHLSPVPPARYLLVAGAVTVATAVGIGVLAVGGDSSDGPGANPSTSGSAPAKASDGLRHTSVEVSEGGCGRGWTDPTRGKQVFELRNTSSRPAEVYLTDPANGAVYGEVEGLGPGTSRPLSVTLGGGSYAFVCLPDDADAVTGPTITVPGPARGGGPAAVPVGQQDLIPPTIAYQKWVTSRMDELVRRTDALRSAIRCGDLATARAAWLPAHLVYERMGAAYGAFGDADGAINGTTAGLSGGVQDPDFTGFHRLEYGLWHGQSASSLRPVADRLVKDVRGLRDDWPQERMDPADLGLRAHEIMENTVQFELTGRTDYGSGTNLATARANLDGTRAVLTRLEPLLKPRAPWLPELKSDLDRTERTLERSHHGDRWTPLDRLSRTGHQRLNADAGALVERLAQVAALMDVRRTR, from the coding sequence GTGCGTCGCCAACATCTCTCCCCGGTCCCGCCGGCACGTTATCTGCTGGTCGCCGGTGCGGTGACAGTGGCCACGGCGGTCGGAATCGGCGTGCTGGCGGTCGGCGGGGACTCCTCGGACGGCCCTGGTGCGAACCCCTCCACGAGCGGAAGCGCGCCCGCGAAGGCATCGGACGGGCTTCGGCACACCTCCGTCGAGGTGTCCGAGGGCGGCTGCGGCCGTGGCTGGACCGACCCCACCCGTGGCAAGCAGGTCTTCGAGCTGCGGAACACCTCCAGCAGACCGGCCGAGGTCTATCTCACCGATCCGGCGAACGGCGCGGTCTACGGAGAGGTGGAGGGCCTGGGCCCCGGCACCAGCAGACCGCTGAGCGTCACGCTCGGCGGCGGCTCCTACGCCTTCGTCTGCCTGCCCGATGACGCGGACGCCGTCACCGGACCCACCATCACCGTCCCCGGACCGGCGCGGGGCGGTGGACCGGCCGCGGTTCCGGTCGGCCAGCAGGATCTGATCCCGCCCACCATCGCCTACCAGAAGTGGGTGACGAGCCGGATGGACGAGCTGGTGCGGCGCACGGACGCGCTGCGCTCGGCCATCCGCTGCGGTGATCTGGCCACGGCCCGTGCGGCCTGGCTGCCCGCCCATCTGGTGTACGAGCGGATGGGCGCCGCCTATGGTGCCTTCGGCGATGCCGACGGGGCCATCAACGGCACCACGGCGGGGTTGTCCGGCGGGGTCCAGGACCCGGACTTCACCGGATTCCACCGCCTCGAGTACGGCCTGTGGCACGGCCAGTCCGCGAGCTCCCTGCGCCCGGTCGCCGACCGGCTGGTCAAGGATGTCCGGGGGCTGCGGGACGACTGGCCGCAGGAACGGATGGACCCGGCCGACCTGGGCCTGCGGGCGCACGAAATCATGGAGAACACCGTGCAGTTCGAGCTGACCGGCCGCACCGACTACGGCAGCGGCACCAACCTGGCCACCGCGCGGGCCAACCTCGACGGCACCCGGGCCGTGCTGACCCGGCTGGAGCCGCTGCTCAAGCCCCGTGCCCCGTGGCTGCCCGAGCTGAAGAGCGACCTCGACCGCACCGAGCGGACCCTGGAGCGCTCGCACCACGGGGACCGCTGGACCCCGCTGGA